The window GTCGCATCGAGCCAGACCGTCAACGGCTGTTCGATCATGCGAAACCGTGCTCCTGCGCTTTGCAGCCGGACGCAGAAATCAAGATCCTGCCCTTTTTTCAGCGCCGGATCGAAGAGCACCTTACGGGCCAGATCGCTAGGCACGACCATGGTGGATGTCTGCATGAACTGATTGGCGCAGAAGAGATATTCGCCGACGTCTTCACCGTCGCGAATACCGCGATCGGGCCTGATCCAGTAACGATCAACACCTCGATCCACCTTCATCCGGGAATATAGCACCGTCCGCCCGTCGTCCTTTTCCAGCGCCTTGACCATGGTGGACAGTTTCCCCGGCAGGAACAGGTCGTCGGAATCCAGGAAAGCGATGTGTAGTCCGCGCGATGCTTCGATCCCGCGATTGCGCGCAGCGCCGCCACCCGCATTGTGCTGTCGGATGTAGCGTACCCGGGGGTCGCCGATTACCTTGATCACGGACTCCGGGTCGTCACGTGATCCGTCATCAACGACTATGATCTCGAAATCCTGCCAATCTTGTGCCTGCACCGACTGGATCGTATCGGTTAGGATCTCTGCGCGATTGTACAGCGGAATGACAACGGAGAAGAAGGGGGCTGCATCTGTCATGCGCCATGCACCTTTCGATATTCTTCATAATGAAATCCGGCGATGCCGGCGATTTTGCCGACAGCGCGGTATAGCTTGCCGAGCCGCACGACCCGCTTGCCTCGGTCCAGCGTTGCCACCGCGCCCAGGGTGCCCACGAGGACGCCGACCGCAATGCGGGGCGCTTCACTCAGCAATGTAAGTAGCCGCCCCTTGTGATACCGCTCCACCATCATGTCGGTCATGCCGAGACGATAGCCACGCATGAGCAGCCATTTGGCGGTTACGCGACTAGCCGGGATGAGTTCCGTCACCAGTGCATCCTCAGCCCAAGCGAAACGAAAACCCTGGCGGGCCATTCGCGTGAACAGTTGCTTGTCGGAGCCGCCGGTCAGCGCCATTCGCTCATCGAAGGGGCTCTGGCCCATCGCGCGCAACGCATTGGCGGAAATCAGCACATTGGCGGTGCTGTCGATGAGCTTTACCGGCCCTGACATGCCGCGTCGCTTGGCTTGCAGCAGCGGATGCCGCGCGGCCCAGGGGGCAAGATGGCTGTCCATCTCGCGCGCCACCGCGCCACCCACCACGTCAGCGTCCCACCGTTCTGCTGCACCGACCAGAGCGTCAATCCATGCTGGTGATGCTGCTTCGTCATCGTCAAGCATGGCAACATGCGTGACGCCAGGCGTCGCGACAGCTTTAGCCACCAGCGCGTTGCGCACCAGCGGTATGCCGCGTTCCGCCACCAGCAAAGCCTTCACCGGCCAGCGATAGCCCTGTGAGGCCATGCGCTCGACCAC of the Sphingobium herbicidovorans genome contains:
- a CDS encoding glycosyltransferase family 2 protein, encoding MTDAAPFFSVVIPLYNRAEILTDTIQSVQAQDWQDFEIIVVDDGSRDDPESVIKVIGDPRVRYIRQHNAGGGAARNRGIEASRGLHIAFLDSDDLFLPGKLSTMVKALEKDDGRTVLYSRMKVDRGVDRYWIRPDRGIRDGEDVGEYLFCANQFMQTSTMVVPSDLARKVLFDPALKKGQDLDFCVRLQSAGARFRMIEQPLTVWLDATEAGRTSYVRGYETSLDWLDRCGHMLTERARRGYRATVLAYHMAPIRPVIAFRDLAVGLFAGGVPPKVVARQVLRSYLPKRLYRSLVNGFVLRFGKGDPVHGGARS
- a CDS encoding glycosyltransferase family 2 protein, which encodes MARIIICVATCNRPLGLQRTLESIAMQNTAHNIEVLVADNDAGRREGMAVVERMASQGYRWPVKALLVAERGIPLVRNALVAKAVATPGVTHVAMLDDDEAASPAWIDALVGAAERWDADVVGGAVAREMDSHLAPWAARHPLLQAKRRGMSGPVKLIDSTANVLISANALRAMGQSPFDERMALTGGSDKQLFTRMARQGFRFAWAEDALVTELIPASRVTAKWLLMRGYRLGMTDMMVERYHKGRLLTLLSEAPRIAVGVLVGTLGAVATLDRGKRVVRLGKLYRAVGKIAGIAGFHYEEYRKVHGA